In a single window of the Tiliqua scincoides isolate rTilSci1 chromosome 15, rTilSci1.hap2, whole genome shotgun sequence genome:
- the LOC136635245 gene encoding microtubule-associated proteins 1A/1B light chain 3C-like, whose protein sequence is MAGWKRRNSWNPLGEFPVCLPSSSCQTPNRSVGRRDKWGQLEPCRKSEVAAIRIKFPTKLPVILERYPKERMLPALNKFKFLVPQDLTMGQFVTIIRNRMSITSTQAFYFLVDGSRSLVNMSSTMAEVYTTYKDEDGFLYMTYASQEMFG, encoded by the exons ATGGCAGGATGGAAGCGGAGGAATTCCTGGAACCCCCTTGGGGAATTTCCAGTTTGCTTGCCTAGCAGCTCTTGCCAAACTCCTAATCGCTCCGTGGGACGCAGAGATAAATGGGGACAGTTGGAGC CCTGTCGAAAAAGCGAAGTGGCTGCAATCCGGATCAAGTTTCCTACGAAGCTACCG GTCATTCTGGAGCGTTACCCCAAAGAGAGAATGTTGCCGGCTTTGAATAAGTTCAAGTTTCTCGTCCCCCAGGATCTCACCATGGGCCAGTTTGTGACCATTATTCG CAACCGAATGTCCATCACCTCAACTCAAGCCTTCTACTTCCTGGTTGATGGCAGCCGCAGTCTGGTCAACATGTCCTCCACCATGGCAGAAGTCTACACCACGTACAAAGATGAGGACGGCTTCCTCTACATGACCTACGCTTCCCAAGAGATGTTTGGCTGA